From Portunus trituberculatus isolate SZX2019 chromosome 37, ASM1759143v1, whole genome shotgun sequence, one genomic window encodes:
- the LOC123514279 gene encoding Usher syndrome type-1G protein-like isoform X3 — translation MSDRFHSGDPDKCDHYGNTALHCAAARGHMSCVSFLVNFGVNVWALDNELHTAKDMAAMNNKDEILRYLDSVYAKQTVSDPKQVKKIQEKAQKDAEKRRKDFDKIQKKADKKREEENIKLQKEREKIERNEEKPHSGGVKKTIMNTISRGSLAFIGGPRKDSRNLYDNTYQSPKFSDLTTTKDHSKKTMGGMQKRIIRKKMMDENRGPNDFKVGTIESDGKKSVRNLKGLRRDSEIIFVPNGSLSSTNSESSTYGKRGKLTDVFEQDGEDGGQPLQRTLSQPDFFYGDQDNPTLKNRGSLFARPGFGSVAFRTNSITATLSSLAPSGSDDTSPRLSPLQGSGSSLAHGNDSSEPWEEEDLPSDDESEATPVYLFLAAAGLVDFIPTFAREHIDLDALMLLTEEDLLNLKLPLGPRRKLLKAINERKSAIENPGEVEDSQL, via the exons TGGTGACCCGGATAAATGCGACCACTACGGCAACACGGCCCTGCATTGTGCCGCCGCGCGGGGCCACATGTCCTGTGTCTCCTTCCTCGTCAACTTCGGCGTGAACGTGTGGGCGCTAGACAACGAACTGCACACCGCCAAGGACATGGCCGCCATGAACAACAAAGATGAAATCCTGCGTTACCTGGACTCTGTGTACGCCAAGCAAACAGTGTCTGATCCCAAG CAAGTCAAAAAGATCCAGGAGAAGGCACAGAAGGATGCAGAGAAGAGACGGAAGGATTTCGATAAAATTCAAAAGAAAGCTGACAagaaacgagaggaggaaaatattaagttgcagaaagaacgagagaagattgagagaaatgaggaaaaacctCACA GCGGAGGGGTGAAGAAGACCATCATGAACACCATATCCCGCGGCTCTCTGGCCTTCATCGGCGGCCCCAGGAAGGACTCTCGCAACCTGTATGACAACACCTACCAGAGTCCTAAGTTTTCTGACCTCACCACCACTAAGGACCACTCCAAGAAGACGATGGGCGGCATGCAGAAGAGGATTATCAGAAAGAAGATGATGGATGAGAACAGAGGACCGAATGACTTcaag GTTGGCACCATAGAGTCTGACGGCAAGAAGTCAGTGAGAAACTTGAAGGGTCTGCGCCGCGACTCTGAGATCATTTTTGTGCCCAACGGAAGTCTGAGCAGCACCAACAGTGAGTCCTCAACAT ACGGCAAGAGAGGGAAGCTAACGGACGTTTTTGAGCAGGACGGAGAAGACGGCGGGCAGCCCCTGCAGCGCACCCTCAGTCAGCCAGACTTCTTCTACGGCGATCAAGATAATCCCACCTTGAAGAACCGTGGCTCACTGTTTGCCAGACCCGGCTTTGGTTCCGTTGCCTTCAG GACCAACTCCATTACGGCCACGCTGAGCAGTTTAGCCCCGAGTGGCAGCGACGACACCTCGCCCAGACTCTCCCCGCTGCAGGGCTCCGGTAGCTCCCTGGCTCACGGCAACGACTCATCCGAACCCTGGGAAGAGGAG GACCTGCCTTCAGACGACGAGAGCGAGGCAACCCCAGTGTACCTCTTCTTGGCTGCGGCTGGATTGGTAGATTTCATCCCCACCTTTGCGCGGGAGCACATCGACCTGGACGCCCTCATGCTGCTTACCGAGGAGGATCTACTTAACCTCAAACTGCCGCTGGGGCCGCGCAGGAAGCTCCTTAAGGCTATTAATGAGCGCAAGTCTGCCATAGAGAATCCCGGAGAGGTTGAGGACAGCCAGCTCTGA